DNA from Chryseomicrobium sp. FSL W7-1435:
AGATGACGATGATAAAGTCGATACTCATCTGAATTCCTTCTTCCTTACGCTTTTTTAATCCAGAACGTCAACACCTCTGCTTGTTCTTGAACATCCAACAGCTCATGTCCACCTGATTTAGACCAAGCGGCTAAATCTGCTTTCGCCCCTTTATCGGTTACGACGATCTCTAAAATTTCACCGGACTCTATCTCATTCATTGCTTTACGTGTTTTTACAATCGGCATCGGGCATGCAAGTCCCTTTGCGTCTAAAATTTTAGCTACATTCATTTGAAAACTCCCTTTCCATTAGCGCACTGCGCAACGA
Protein-coding regions in this window:
- a CDS encoding sulfurtransferase TusA family protein encodes the protein MNVAKILDAKGLACPMPIVKTRKAMNEIESGEILEIVVTDKGAKADLAAWSKSGGHELLDVQEQAEVLTFWIKKA